One region of Oryza sativa Japonica Group chromosome 5, ASM3414082v1 genomic DNA includes:
- the LOC136356642 gene encoding protein TRACHEARY ELEMENT DIFFERENTIATION-RELATED 7A-like codes for MPVSPPDPASVASLAAISNPAADAPNKRSSMPPARMPSPSPSPSPPPPSSPSPAPAATNCRRHPATFNPHRHHHQMPPPPHTDPPPAASPPDPAAAARIWAVFAVPHAVAVPHAAPHRDGRGRQRRG; via the coding sequence ATGCCAGTctcgccgccagatccggcctccgtcgccagcctcgccgcTATCTCcaaccccgccgccgacgcccccaACAAGAGAAGCAGCATGCCGCCAGCACGCATGCcatccccgtcgccgtcgccgtctcccccgccaccgtcgtcgccttccccggcgccagccgccaccaactgccgccgccaccccgccaCCTTCAacccccaccgccaccaccaccaaatgccgccgccacctcacactgacccgccgccggcggcctctcctccagatccggccgcggcggcccggATCTGGGCGGTCTTCGCCGTCCCGCACGCGGTCGCCGTCCCGCACGCGGCCCCCCACCGCGACGGGAGAGGGAGACAAAGACGAGGGTGA